From the genome of Glycine max cultivar Williams 82 chromosome 2, Glycine_max_v4.0, whole genome shotgun sequence, one region includes:
- the MATE13 gene encoding protein DETOXIFICATION 42, translated as MMPLLMLFSGIRNAFSSDELGLEILNIALPTTLALAADPIASLIDTAFIGHIGPVELAAVGVSIAIFNQISKITIIPLVSVTTSLVAEEDAADEQNQQSEKEMLMKVSNEDVKLDVHDHIEKAGNPSSANVGRVAKLKHDKSYIPSASSGVVIGGVLGVLQALFLIFTAKPMLSYMGVDSNSPMFKPAQQYLTLRSFGAPAVIISMAIQGVFRGIKDTKTPLYATVMGDVTNIILDPLLMFVLRLGVNGAAISHIISQYLISIMLLWSLMQQVVLIPPSIQDFQFGKILKNGFLLLIKVASVTFCVTLSASLAARKGSTTMAAFQICLQIWMATSLLADGLAVAGQAIIASAFARNDYKRVIASASRVLQLGLILGLVLSVLLLSLLPFASRLFTNDNNVLQLISIGIPYVAATQPINALAFVFDGVNYGASDFTYSAYSMIMVALVSILSLYTLSSSLGFTGIWIALSIYMTLRIFAGFWRIGTGSGPWSFLKVNNVGL; from the exons ATGATGCCccttttgatgttattttctggCATAAG GAATGCTTTCTCAAGTGATGAATTAGGCTTGGAAATACTGAATATTGCACTCCCTACTACTCTGGCTTTGGCAGCAGATCCTATTGCTTCTCTAATTGATACTGCATTCATTGGCCACATAG gtcCTGTAGAGCTAGCTGCTGTGGGAGTCTCAATTGCTATTTTCAATCAAATctcaaaaattacaataattccACTAGTCAGTGTCACAACCTCTTTGGTTGCCGAGGAAGATGCTGCTGATGAACAAAATCAACAGTCAGAAAAAGAAATGCTGATGAAGGTCTCTAATGAGGATGTAAAATTGGATGTACATGACCATATAGAGAAAGctg GTAACCCTTCATCAGCAAATGTTGGTAGAGTAGCTAAACTTAAACATGACAAAAGCTATATTCCATCAGCATCATCAGGAGTAGTTATCGGTGGTGTGCTTGGGGTCCTACAAgctctctttctcatttttaCAGCTAAACCAATGTTGAGTTACATGGGCGTTGATTCG AATTCTCCTATGTTTAAACCAGCACAACAATACTTGACATTGAGGTCATTTGGTGCACCAGCAGTTATTATTTCTATGGCAATTCAAGGAGTTTTTCGTGGAATCAAAGATACAAAAACTCCTTTATATGCTACAG TAATGGGAGAtgtaacaaatattattttagatcCGTTACTTATGTTCGTACTGCGTTTGGGAGTCAATGGGGCAGCCATTTCCCACATTATCTCCCA GTACTTGATTTCCATAATGCTACTGTGGAGTTTAATGCAACAAGTTGTTCTTATTCCTCCAAGTATCCAAGACTTTCAATTTGGGAAGATTCTTAAAAATG GGTTTCTATTATTGATTAAAGTTGCATCTGTGACTTTCTGTGTGACCTTGTCAGCATCCCTAGCAGCAAGGAAAGGATCAACAACAATGGCTGCATTTCAAATCTGCTTACAGATTTGGATGGCAACCTCTTTGCTTGCTGATGGATTGGCTGTTGCGGGACAA GCTATTATTGCAAGTGCATTTGCGAGAAATGATTACAAAAGGGTTATCGCATCTGCCTCACGTGTGCTGCAG cttggcttgattcttgggCTGGTGCTCTCTGTCCTTCTTTTAAGTCTACTACCATTTGCTTCTAGGTTATTTACTAATGACAACAATGTTCTGCAACTTATCAGTATTGGCATTCCA TATGTTGCTGCCACTCAACCCATCAATGCCCTGGCATTTGTTTTCGATGGAGTCAACTATGGAGCTTCAGATTTCACATATTCTGCATACTCAATG ATTATGGTAGCATTGGTGAGCATATTGAGTTTATATACGCTGTCCTCAAGCCTTGGCTTTACCGGTATCTGGATTGCGTTGTCGATTTACATGACTCTAAGGATATTTGCAGGCTTTTGGAG GATTGGTACTGGATCAGGGCCTTGGAGCTTCCTTAAGGTAAACAATGTTGGGCTTTAG
- the LOC100809438 gene encoding uncharacterized protein — translation MSYDKEERMERMRKENEESLGRIHRSSESLSVRIENIEQRREVRSSNSSHGEDEGYEEDEGRWRNERYKERRIHRRYGGRQREEGIEGEKVKIPTFKGTCDPEVYLEWEMKVEQVFACYNYNEEKKIKLAFLEFEGYALVWLNQMRSDVERMKRPLINTWQDMKRVLRERFVPSYYGRDLHNKLQRLIQGNMSVDEYYKEMEISLIRAQIEESQEATMARFLHGLNREIQDIVELHHYASLEDIIHQAIKAEQQLKRKQTYKKSPCGSSTWTDKETFKKDGRSSFKSHEKGVALGKNNSNPTPTLSKVSSIKCFKCLGKGHIASQCPNKRTMVVLGNGDITSASSSSSSSSSSESESKCDVQPLEGDLLMVRRLMGNVWVVAASQRLIEKLALKTSPHPRPYKIQWLSENGELVVDRQVLIYFSIGKYVDEIMFDVVPMEASHLLLGRPWQYDRDVVHNGVTNKFSFVHKGQKVTLKPLSPSEVKEEKVQKATDDSLSEVSLTSTRGQILPKKEGMIDDYPRRKSLA, via the exons ATGAGTTATGACAAAGAAGAAAGGATGGAGAGAATGAGAAAAGAGAACGAGGAGAGTTTGGGAAGAATACATAGGAGTAGTGAATCTTTAAGTGTGAGGATTGAAAATATAGAGCAAAGAAGAGAGGTAAGATCATCTAATTCTTCTCATGGAGAAGATGAGGGGTATGAAGAGGATGAGGGAAGATGGAGGAATGAGAGGTATAAGGAGAGAAGAATTCATAGAAGATATGGAGGTAGACAAAGAGAGGAAGGGATTGAGGGGGAGAAGGTGAAGATCCCTACTTTTAAAGGGACTTGTGATCCAGAAGTGTATCTTGAGTGGgagatgaaggttgaacaaGTCTTTGCTTGCTACAACTacaatgaagagaaaaagatcaaattggCCTTCCTGGAGTTTGAGGGATATGCCTTAGTGTGGTTGAATCAAATGAGGAGTGATGTTGAGAGGATGAAAAGGCCTTTGATTAATACTTGGCAAGACatgaagagagttttgagagagagatTTGTGCCATCCTATTATGGGAGAGACCTTCACAACAAGCTCCAAAGACTAATTCAAGGAAATATGAGTGTGGATGAGTATTACAAAGAGATGGAGATTTCCTTGATTAGGGCTCAAATTGAGGAGTCTCAAGAGGCCACCATGGCAAGGTTTTTACATGGTCTCAATAGGGAGATTCAAGACATTGTAGAGTTGCACCACTATGCCTCTTTGGAGGATATCATTCATCAAGCTATCAAGGCGGAGCAACAATTAAAGAGGAAGCAAACATACAAGAAGTCCCCCTGTGGCTCTTCAACTTGGACagataaggagacattcaagAAGGATGGAAGATCTTCATTCAAATCTCATGAAAAAGGTGTTGcccttggtaaaaataattctaatcCTACTCCCACTTTATCAAAGGTGAGttctattaaatgttttaagtgTTTGGGAAAAGGTCATATTGCCTCCCAATGTCCTAACAAAAGGACTATGGTTGTGTTGGGTAATGGGGATATCACTAGTGCATCTTCTTCTAGCTCTTCTAGTtcttctagtgaaagtgaaagtaAATGTGATGTACAGCCCCTGGAAGGTGATCTTTTGATGGTTAGGAGGTTAATGGGGAATGTGT GGGTAGTTGCAGCTAgccaaagattgattgaaaagctTGCTTTGAAAACTTCCCCTCACCCTAGGCCTTACAAAATACAATGGTTGAGTGAGAATGGGGAGCTAGTTGTAGATAGACAAGTTTTGATATACTTCTCCATTGGAAAATATGTCGATGAGATAATGTTCGATGTAGTCCCTATGGAGGCTAGTCATCTCTTACTTGGAAGGCCTTGGCAGTATGATAGGGATGTTGTCCACAATGGTGtcacaaacaaattttcatttgtaCATAAAGGGCAAAAGGTTACCCTTAAACCTTTGTCTCCAAGTGAG GTCAAAGAAGAGAAGGTGCAAAAGGCTACtgatgactcgcttagcgag GTATCTTTGACATCAACTCGAGGACAAATTCTTCCTAAGAAGGAGGGTATGATAGATGACTATCCAAGGAGAAAGAGTTTGGCTTAG